A genomic stretch from Myxococcota bacterium includes:
- a CDS encoding error-prone DNA polymerase, which produces AIALADVHGVYGLPRFHRAAKAAGIRAICGARIHLVGVEKRRRKTDPPPDGGRLTLLVEDRTGYKNLCRLLTLGHERVEKPHSRVTWEELRAHSQGLIAVVREPGLAASARSVFGERSTFGEIWRHRDPDEERANRRLLATGVSALATGDVRHALPSGKRLLDAFTCIANGAKLEDAGRLLLPNAERHLHTPDETAKLFADLPEALAHTLEVAERCAFRLEDLGYEFPEFPSGGESLPALLRRLAFEGARERYAGRVPEKARLQLEHELGIIGRLSLEGYFLIVWDVVRECRARGVLCQGRGSAANSIVCYALGITAIDPVRYELLFERFLSEERGEWPDIDIDLPSGDRREEILQYVYQRYGAAGAGMTANVITYRAKSAVREMGKVLGLAAEQIDRLAKLVSRHEFTDEHDALARQLRDAGVHPDAPRVRHLMRLVHEAQNLPRHLGQHSGGMVIAKGRLDQVVPLEPARMPGRRVIQWDKDDCADLGIIKIDLLGLGMMAVLEEVIPMVRAHDAADVALDRIPANDPLTYAMLQAGDTAGVFQVESRAQMATLPRMKPTSFYDLVVEVAIIRPGPITGEMVQPYLKRRAGREAVSYAHPDLEPILKRTLGVPLFQEQLLRMAMTIAGFSGGEAEELRRAMGFKRSVERMGETLRKLRAGMTQRGVTPGAQEEIVKQIGSFALYGFPESHAASFALLAYASAYIRAHHPACFLTAMLNQWPLGFYSPATLIQDAQRHGVRVLPIDVQESDWLCFVTDAGEVRLGLRYVDGLREAVGQRVSTESPFESLGDLAHRTELHRDELDQLASIGACGSLGLERREALWQVAALSGGLLSGATSATPSPLAEMTPFESTVADYRGTGLTTRGHLMSHFRERLRARGVLSAAELRGARDGSWVRIAGAVIVRQRPGTAKGFLFLTLEDETGTSNAIVVPDMFQRHRAVVQTAGILLVEGPVQNQDGVIHVRARRFERLDGDAMGDLLPRSHDFR; this is translated from the coding sequence GGCGATCGCGCTCGCCGACGTGCACGGCGTGTACGGCCTGCCCCGCTTCCACCGCGCGGCGAAGGCGGCCGGGATCCGCGCGATCTGCGGGGCGCGCATCCACCTGGTCGGCGTCGAGAAGCGGCGCCGGAAGACCGATCCGCCGCCCGACGGGGGACGACTCACTCTGCTCGTCGAGGATCGCACGGGCTACAAGAACCTGTGCCGGCTGCTGACGCTGGGGCACGAGCGGGTCGAGAAGCCGCACAGCCGGGTCACTTGGGAGGAGCTGCGTGCTCATTCCCAGGGGCTCATCGCGGTAGTCCGCGAGCCCGGCCTCGCGGCTTCCGCGCGCTCCGTCTTCGGCGAGCGCTCGACCTTCGGCGAGATCTGGCGACACCGCGACCCGGACGAAGAGCGCGCGAACCGCCGCCTGCTCGCGACCGGAGTATCTGCACTCGCCACCGGCGACGTGCGCCACGCACTCCCCTCGGGCAAGCGCCTGCTCGACGCCTTCACCTGCATCGCCAACGGCGCGAAGCTAGAAGACGCGGGGCGGCTGCTCCTGCCCAACGCCGAGCGTCACCTGCACACGCCCGACGAGACGGCGAAGCTCTTCGCGGACCTGCCCGAAGCGCTGGCTCACACGCTGGAGGTGGCGGAGCGCTGCGCCTTCCGGCTCGAGGACCTCGGCTACGAGTTCCCCGAGTTCCCGTCGGGCGGCGAGTCACTCCCTGCCTTGCTCCGCCGGCTCGCGTTCGAAGGCGCTCGCGAGCGCTATGCGGGCCGGGTGCCCGAGAAGGCGCGCCTCCAGCTCGAGCACGAGCTCGGCATCATCGGGCGGCTGTCGCTCGAGGGCTACTTCCTGATCGTGTGGGACGTGGTGCGCGAATGCCGGGCACGGGGCGTGCTGTGTCAGGGGCGCGGGTCGGCGGCCAACTCGATCGTGTGTTACGCGCTGGGAATCACTGCGATCGATCCGGTGCGCTACGAGCTGTTGTTCGAACGCTTCCTTTCCGAGGAACGCGGGGAGTGGCCCGACATCGACATCGACTTGCCGTCGGGTGACCGGCGTGAGGAGATCCTGCAGTACGTCTACCAGCGCTACGGCGCGGCAGGCGCGGGCATGACGGCCAACGTGATCACCTACCGCGCGAAGAGCGCAGTGCGCGAGATGGGCAAGGTGCTCGGGCTCGCGGCCGAGCAGATCGACCGGCTGGCGAAGCTCGTGTCTCGCCACGAGTTCACCGACGAGCACGACGCGCTCGCGCGCCAGCTGCGCGACGCGGGCGTGCACCCCGACGCGCCGCGCGTGCGGCACCTGATGCGGCTGGTGCACGAGGCGCAGAATCTGCCGAGACACCTGGGGCAGCACTCGGGCGGCATGGTGATCGCGAAGGGCCGGCTCGACCAGGTGGTGCCGCTCGAGCCCGCGCGCATGCCCGGCCGCCGGGTCATTCAGTGGGACAAGGACGACTGCGCGGACCTCGGCATCATCAAGATCGACCTGCTCGGGCTGGGCATGATGGCGGTGCTCGAGGAAGTGATTCCCATGGTGCGCGCGCACGACGCCGCCGACGTGGCCCTCGACCGCATTCCCGCCAACGACCCGCTGACCTACGCCATGCTGCAGGCGGGAGACACCGCGGGCGTGTTCCAGGTCGAGAGCCGCGCGCAGATGGCGACCCTGCCGCGCATGAAGCCGACCTCGTTCTACGACCTGGTGGTCGAGGTCGCCATCATCCGCCCCGGACCGATCACGGGCGAGATGGTGCAGCCGTATCTCAAGCGGCGCGCCGGGCGAGAAGCCGTGAGTTACGCGCACCCCGACCTCGAGCCGATCCTGAAACGCACGCTGGGCGTGCCGCTGTTCCAGGAGCAGCTCTTGCGCATGGCCATGACGATCGCCGGCTTCTCGGGCGGCGAGGCCGAGGAGCTGCGCCGCGCCATGGGCTTCAAGCGCTCGGTCGAGCGCATGGGCGAGACCCTACGCAAGCTGCGCGCGGGCATGACACAGCGCGGTGTCACGCCGGGCGCCCAGGAAGAGATCGTGAAGCAGATCGGCTCGTTCGCGCTCTACGGCTTCCCCGAGAGTCATGCCGCGAGCTTCGCGCTCCTGGCCTACGCATCGGCCTACATCCGCGCGCACCACCCTGCGTGCTTCCTGACCGCCATGCTGAACCAGTGGCCGCTCGGCTTCTACAGCCCCGCCACGCTGATCCAGGACGCGCAGCGCCACGGCGTGCGGGTGCTGCCGATCGACGTGCAGGAGAGCGACTGGCTGTGTTTCGTGACCGACGCCGGCGAGGTGCGCCTGGGCCTGCGCTACGTGGACGGCCTGCGCGAGGCCGTGGGCCAGCGCGTGTCGACCGAGTCGCCCTTCGAGTCACTCGGCGATCTGGCACACCGCACCGAGCTGCACCGCGACGAGCTCGACCAGCTGGCGTCGATCGGCGCCTGCGGCAGCCTCGGGCTCGAGCGGCGCGAGGCGCTGTGGCAGGTGGCGGCGCTTTCGGGCGGCCTGCTCTCGGGCGCCACGTCGGCCACGCCCTCGCCGCTCGCCGAGATGACCCCGTTCGAGAGCACCGTGGCCGACTACCGCGGCACCGGACTCACCACCCGCGGACACCTCATGAGTCACTTTCGCGAGCGCTTGCGCGCGCGCGGCGTGCTCTCGGCCGCCGAGCTGCGCGGCGCGCGCGACGGCAGCTGGGTGCGCATCGCCGGTGCCGTGATCGTGCGCCAGCGGCCCGGCACCGCCAAGGGCTTCCTGTTCCTCACGCTCGAAGACGAGACTGGCACCTCGAACGCGATCGTGGTGCCCGACATGTTCCAGCGCCACCGCGCCGTGGTGCAGACCGCGGGCATCCTGCTCGTGGAGGGCCCGGTCCAGAACCAGGACGGAGTCATCCACGTGCGCGCACGCCGCTTCGAGAGACTCGACGGTGACGCGATGGGAGACCTGCTGCCGCGCTCGCACGACTTCCGTTGA
- a CDS encoding RidA family protein produces the protein MRHLNSPALAKPSGYTHAVEASGGRTIYVSGQVSLDASGKLVGGRDVGAQTRQVFENLKAALGAAGASLENVVKITVFMTDLAGLQEFRKLRNEYFPKDPPASSLVKVAGLVLPELLIEIEAIAVVS, from the coding sequence ATGCGACACCTGAACTCTCCCGCGCTCGCGAAGCCGTCGGGCTACACCCACGCAGTCGAAGCCAGCGGCGGTCGCACCATCTACGTATCCGGCCAGGTGAGTCTCGACGCATCGGGCAAGCTGGTGGGCGGGCGCGACGTCGGAGCGCAGACGCGCCAGGTCTTCGAGAACCTGAAGGCCGCGCTCGGCGCGGCCGGCGCTTCGCTCGAGAACGTGGTGAAGATCACCGTGTTCATGACCGACCTCGCGGGACTCCAGGAGTTTCGCAAGCTGCGCAACGAGTACTTCCCGAAGGATCCGCCCGCGAGCAGCCTGGTGAAGGTGGCGGGGCTCGTGCTGCCGGAGCTCTTGATCGAGATCGAGGCGATCGCGGTCGTCAGCTGA
- a CDS encoding epoxide hydrolase yields MQRFEIKVADAVLEDLKQRLGRTRFPDQLDGAAWDYGTELSYLRDLVSYWRDKYDWRVHEAALNRFSHWKTRVRDLDVHYIHERSREANAFPLVITHGWPGSVFEFHKILGPLTDPVAHGGKREDAFHVVCPSMPGYGWSEAPRKPGFDIGEVAETNKALMEKLGYARYGAQGGDWGAIATAHLGRVDPQHVAGIHMNMVVAGPPAGAANPMEGVTPQEMAWMGEVGSFTQKETGYQQIQGTKPQSLGYGLNDSPAGLAAWIVEKFRTWSDCQGNVESRFTKDELLTNVMIYWVTQSITSSTRLYCETMRKGRFGPAGEKINVPTGGAIFAKEIYKAPRKWAEAAFDLRHWSVFDKGGHFAALEEPALLVEDIRAFFRKVR; encoded by the coding sequence ATGCAGCGCTTCGAGATCAAAGTCGCCGACGCCGTGCTCGAGGACCTGAAGCAACGCCTCGGGCGCACGCGCTTTCCCGACCAGCTCGACGGCGCAGCCTGGGACTACGGCACGGAGCTGTCGTATCTCCGCGATCTGGTGAGTTACTGGCGCGACAAGTACGACTGGCGTGTGCACGAGGCGGCGCTGAACCGCTTCAGTCACTGGAAGACGCGCGTGCGCGACCTCGACGTGCACTACATCCACGAGCGCTCGCGCGAGGCGAACGCATTCCCATTGGTGATCACCCACGGCTGGCCCGGCTCGGTGTTCGAGTTCCACAAGATCCTCGGGCCACTCACCGATCCGGTCGCGCACGGCGGCAAGCGCGAAGACGCCTTCCACGTGGTGTGTCCGTCGATGCCGGGCTACGGCTGGAGCGAGGCGCCGCGCAAGCCGGGCTTCGACATCGGCGAGGTCGCGGAGACCAACAAGGCGCTGATGGAGAAGCTCGGCTACGCGCGCTACGGCGCGCAGGGCGGCGATTGGGGCGCGATCGCCACCGCGCACCTCGGCCGGGTCGACCCGCAGCACGTCGCCGGCATCCACATGAACATGGTGGTCGCCGGGCCGCCCGCGGGCGCGGCGAACCCGATGGAGGGAGTGACTCCCCAGGAGATGGCCTGGATGGGCGAGGTCGGGAGCTTCACCCAGAAGGAGACCGGCTACCAGCAGATTCAGGGCACGAAGCCGCAGTCATTGGGCTACGGGCTGAACGACTCACCGGCCGGGCTCGCGGCGTGGATCGTCGAGAAGTTCCGCACCTGGAGCGACTGCCAGGGCAACGTGGAGTCGCGTTTCACCAAGGACGAGCTGCTCACCAACGTGATGATCTACTGGGTGACTCAGTCGATCACGTCGTCGACGCGCCTGTACTGCGAGACCATGCGCAAGGGCCGCTTCGGCCCGGCCGGCGAGAAGATCAACGTGCCCACCGGCGGAGCGATCTTCGCCAAGGAGATCTACAAGGCGCCGCGCAAGTGGGCCGAGGCGGCGTTCGACCTGCGGCACTGGAGCGTGTTCGACAAGGGCGGTCACTTCGCCGCGCTCGAGGAGCCGGCGCTGCTCGTCGAAGACATCCGCGCGTTCTTCCGCAAGGTGCGCTAA
- a CDS encoding PD-(D/E)XK nuclease family protein translates to MERVLEVAASTRVLRERRARALAAAPAGALLGREIVTFRGLAERCAAETDTPVRALLGEAASAELAAACARGRGELGERLADRPALSRALAATLRDLRDAGVPPSALRGASDLAAAYAAYEGALAKLEKDGLFDRVGLFRLALRGARDWLARRAFERVEVHGATELVGSVGDLLERVAESYPGDSFRFFQPDWQSDYGERLRAEWPFAFRPEAVEVVEQPALGPGEPVDETVLSVRRASSPRAELESVAREVLRLITEAGVAPGEIQIVARSLEPYAPWLAATLSGYGIPFTSSLELAQVADPACRVWLELARVVTRDLPRAAMVRLFDSGRVRTAPDLAPLVAAAAERAARTGGVVRGEIDWRTALEALPASPERALLVRAVDVLVPAALELGSAPTFAAAAQCLERVGAQLLSEPPPAVRAALEALTTFDAVRGAASDPRAPSRQEVDRAFEAALREANEQPFADDAGGVRVLDAVQARGVPCRHLFLIGLVHGAWPRPVNEDPLLSDAARERLRERLRRPVPVTRRAEQEDRFLLGLLLSQARDHVTLSYCEADSQGRIQSPSALLRALPFVAPHSDALKGAVTPWGATEPSHARPAEALARAAHTPDARAIAAHLSGGPPAFQAGLELVTRTDRMSDDSLPYDGEVGDALVLPEELPATTLEELGQCPLRALFRRVLRVRALESPGADELEANEIGSFVHQALEQVYRQLWESGLLQPGTDPASALRRARASLPAILEQVTADSGRQRVTERHPTVWAAFLGTVTRALVDFLERDLAVLLPAGLEDLELEKPMRAALDAGGRSVVVRGQVDRIALTQGGETRIGDYKTGRSYEKPLSPTRIERGLALQLPLYARMVASARGAEQVTAEVLTVPLRPERDRDGERKKVRSRSLAELDSLSKGALAALGELLGRGLFPTTSQEQECRFCDYTVACRIRHPPTRARIESAQQVRGYFELKDRE, encoded by the coding sequence GTGGAGCGCGTTCTCGAGGTCGCGGCGTCGACGCGCGTGTTGCGCGAGCGGCGCGCGCGGGCGCTCGCGGCGGCGCCGGCGGGCGCGCTTTTGGGGCGCGAGATCGTCACGTTCCGCGGGCTGGCCGAGCGCTGCGCGGCCGAGACCGACACGCCCGTGCGCGCGCTGCTGGGCGAAGCGGCGAGCGCCGAGCTCGCCGCCGCTTGCGCGCGCGGACGCGGTGAGCTCGGAGAGCGGCTCGCGGACCGCCCTGCCCTGTCTCGAGCGCTCGCGGCGACCTTGCGCGACCTGCGCGACGCAGGCGTGCCGCCGAGCGCGCTGCGCGGCGCGAGTGACCTGGCGGCGGCCTACGCGGCGTACGAGGGCGCGCTCGCGAAGCTCGAGAAGGACGGGCTGTTCGACCGGGTCGGGCTGTTCCGCCTGGCGCTGCGCGGCGCGCGCGACTGGCTGGCGCGGCGCGCTTTCGAGCGCGTGGAGGTGCACGGCGCGACCGAGCTCGTGGGCTCGGTGGGCGACCTGCTCGAACGGGTCGCCGAATCGTACCCGGGTGACTCGTTCCGCTTCTTCCAGCCCGATTGGCAGAGTGACTACGGCGAGCGCCTGCGCGCGGAGTGGCCCTTCGCCTTCCGGCCCGAGGCCGTCGAGGTGGTCGAGCAGCCGGCGCTCGGTCCGGGCGAGCCGGTCGACGAGACGGTCTTGTCGGTGCGCCGCGCGTCCTCGCCGCGCGCGGAGCTCGAATCGGTCGCGCGCGAGGTGCTGCGGCTGATCACCGAAGCCGGCGTGGCGCCCGGCGAGATCCAGATCGTGGCGCGCTCGCTCGAGCCCTACGCCCCGTGGCTCGCCGCGACGCTCTCGGGCTACGGGATCCCTTTCACATCTTCGCTCGAGCTGGCCCAGGTTGCCGACCCCGCGTGCAGGGTCTGGCTCGAGCTCGCGCGCGTGGTGACTCGCGATCTGCCGCGCGCGGCCATGGTGCGGCTGTTCGACTCGGGCCGCGTGCGCACGGCGCCCGACCTGGCGCCGCTCGTGGCCGCGGCCGCGGAGCGCGCGGCGCGCACCGGCGGCGTGGTGCGGGGAGAAATCGACTGGCGCACGGCGCTCGAGGCGCTCCCCGCCAGCCCGGAGCGCGCGCTGCTCGTGCGCGCCGTCGACGTGCTCGTGCCCGCTGCACTCGAGCTCGGCTCGGCCCCGACGTTCGCCGCTGCGGCGCAGTGTCTCGAGCGCGTGGGCGCGCAGCTCCTGAGCGAGCCCCCTCCCGCCGTGCGCGCGGCGCTCGAAGCCCTGACCACCTTCGACGCCGTGCGCGGCGCGGCGAGTGACCCGCGCGCGCCGTCGCGCCAGGAGGTCGACCGCGCCTTCGAGGCCGCGCTGCGCGAGGCGAACGAGCAGCCCTTCGCCGACGACGCGGGCGGCGTGCGCGTGCTCGACGCGGTCCAGGCGCGCGGCGTGCCCTGCCGCCACCTGTTCCTGATCGGGCTCGTGCACGGCGCCTGGCCGCGGCCGGTCAACGAGGACCCGCTCCTGTCGGACGCGGCGCGCGAGCGGCTGCGCGAGCGTCTGCGCCGGCCCGTGCCGGTGACTCGGCGCGCCGAGCAGGAGGACCGCTTCCTGCTCGGGCTCCTGCTGTCGCAGGCACGCGACCACGTGACCCTCTCCTATTGCGAGGCGGACTCACAGGGCCGCATTCAGAGTCCCTCCGCGCTGCTGCGCGCGCTGCCGTTCGTCGCGCCGCACAGCGACGCGCTGAAGGGCGCGGTGACTCCCTGGGGCGCAACCGAGCCCAGCCATGCCCGGCCCGCAGAGGCGCTGGCGCGCGCCGCGCACACGCCGGACGCGCGCGCGATCGCCGCGCACCTCTCCGGCGGGCCCCCCGCCTTCCAGGCGGGCCTCGAGCTGGTGACTCGCACGGACCGCATGAGCGACGACTCGCTGCCCTACGACGGCGAGGTCGGCGATGCGCTGGTGCTGCCCGAAGAGCTGCCGGCGACCACGCTGGAAGAGCTCGGCCAGTGTCCGCTGCGCGCGCTGTTCCGCCGCGTCCTCCGCGTGCGCGCGCTCGAGTCACCCGGCGCCGACGAGCTCGAGGCCAACGAGATCGGCTCGTTCGTGCACCAGGCGCTCGAGCAGGTGTACCGGCAGCTCTGGGAGTCCGGGCTCCTGCAGCCGGGGACCGATCCGGCGAGCGCGCTGCGCCGGGCACGCGCTTCGTTGCCCGCGATCCTGGAGCAGGTGACTGCGGACTCCGGGCGCCAGCGCGTGACCGAGCGGCACCCGACCGTGTGGGCGGCCTTTCTCGGCACGGTGACTCGTGCGCTCGTGGACTTTCTCGAGCGCGACCTCGCCGTGCTCTTGCCCGCGGGTCTCGAAGACCTGGAGCTCGAGAAGCCCATGAGGGCGGCGCTCGACGCCGGCGGGCGCAGCGTCGTGGTGCGGGGCCAGGTCGACCGCATCGCGCTCACCCAGGGCGGCGAGACGCGCATCGGCGACTACAAGACCGGCCGTTCCTACGAGAAGCCGCTCTCGCCCACGCGCATCGAGCGCGGCCTCGCGCTGCAGCTCCCGCTCTACGCGCGCATGGTGGCCAGCGCGCGCGGCGCCGAGCAGGTCACGGCCGAGGTGCTCACCGTACCCCTTCGCCCGGAACGCGACCGCGACGGCGAGCGCAAGAAGGTGCGCTCGAGGAGCCTGGCCGAGCTCGACTCGCTCTCGAAGGGAGCGCTCGCGGCGCTGGGCGAGCTCCTGGGTCGCGGGCTCTTCCCGACCACTTCGCAGGAGCAGGAGTGCCGCTTCTGCGACTACACCGTGGCGTGTCGCATCCGCCACCCACCGACGCGCGCGCGCATCGAGTCCGCGCAGCAGGTGCGGGGCTACTTCGAGCTCAAGGACCGCGAATGA